Proteins encoded within one genomic window of Dyadobacter chenhuakuii:
- a CDS encoding ligand-binding sensor domain-containing protein codes for MKNAVLIFALFFLFNSCKNDSKDVIPEGRVLDDITLKDYFITSIAFDKKGNAWLGTLSQGLIKFDGKAAKVFDSSNSAMSNAAIMDIEVDKAGHIWIGSNDLMEYDGVKFIRYESKQFGLPANHVRSVAIDASDNIWFSCSSFQSGGLVKYDGSTFITFTPANSKLPGNLIQGITIDQSNQVWVAFNDGFDEGSLAKIGLDDIISVVGSKELGFKPYNFGNIVINKNNELVASIDYGLSSLMITGRPQIFKFNGSKSQIVSLPDEQSVIYSTQSIYSDKNGNLWASFSNADKEYGIFNGKEWMFKKLGSSGIFTFAESPAGEMWLGTGDGLYILK; via the coding sequence ATGAAAAACGCTGTACTGATTTTCGCCTTATTCTTTCTTTTCAATTCCTGCAAAAATGATTCGAAAGACGTAATTCCCGAAGGCCGCGTGCTTGACGATATTACATTAAAAGACTATTTCATCACCAGCATCGCTTTCGACAAAAAAGGAAATGCATGGCTTGGAACGCTCAGTCAGGGCTTGATCAAGTTTGATGGCAAAGCAGCCAAAGTCTTTGACTCTTCCAATTCTGCGATGAGTAATGCGGCCATAATGGACATTGAAGTAGATAAAGCCGGTCACATCTGGATTGGCAGCAATGACTTGATGGAATACGACGGAGTAAAATTTATCAGATATGAATCGAAGCAGTTTGGCCTTCCTGCCAATCATGTTCGGTCGGTTGCTATCGATGCAAGTGACAACATCTGGTTTTCTTGCAGCAGTTTTCAGTCAGGGGGATTGGTTAAATACGACGGATCTACATTTATAACCTTCACTCCGGCTAATTCCAAATTGCCAGGAAATTTGATACAAGGCATCACTATTGACCAGTCGAACCAGGTCTGGGTAGCGTTTAATGATGGCTTCGACGAAGGTTCGCTCGCCAAAATAGGCCTGGATGATATCATTTCTGTTGTCGGATCAAAGGAGTTAGGATTCAAACCCTATAATTTCGGAAACATTGTGATCAACAAAAACAATGAATTGGTCGCGTCCATTGATTATGGTTTGTCAAGTTTAATGATCACCGGAAGGCCGCAGATCTTCAAGTTCAATGGCAGCAAATCTCAAATTGTAAGCTTGCCTGATGAACAATCGGTGATTTATAGTACCCAATCCATTTACTCGGATAAAAACGGAAACCTTTGGGCATCCTTTTCCAACGCGGACAAGGAATATGGCATTTTCAATGGCAAGGAATGGATGTTTAAAAAGTTAGGTTCCAGCGGCATTTTCACATTTGCTGAAAGTCCTGCCGGAGAAATGTGGCTGGGAACGGGCGACGGTCTTTATATTTTGAAATAA